One genomic segment of Campylobacter sp. includes these proteins:
- the fdh3B gene encoding formate dehydrogenase FDH3 subunit beta, with product MPARLKFYVDVERCIACYGCQVACSSAHEVPVQINRRKVITLNEGIEGQEVSSSIACQHCTDAPCAQVCPVQCFYIRTDGVVLHDKDKCIGCGYCLYACPFGAPQFPRDGAFGIKGAMDKCTMCAGGPEPTFSHEELHKYGQNRIAEGKVPMCAAICCTNALIVGDASRVSEVYRKRVLTRGVSL from the coding sequence ATGCCGGCAAGATTAAAATTTTACGTCGACGTCGAGCGTTGCATCGCTTGCTATGGTTGCCAGGTAGCCTGCAGCTCGGCGCACGAGGTTCCCGTGCAGATAAATAGGCGCAAGGTTATCACTTTAAACGAGGGCATAGAGGGGCAGGAGGTTTCAAGCTCTATCGCTTGCCAGCACTGCACCGATGCGCCTTGTGCGCAGGTTTGCCCGGTTCAATGCTTCTATATCAGAACCGACGGCGTCGTTTTGCACGACAAAGATAAATGTATCGGCTGCGGATATTGCCTCTACGCGTGTCCGTTCGGCGCTCCGCAATTCCCTAGAGACGGAGCTTTCGGTATTAAAGGCGCGATGGATAAATGCACTATGTGCGCGGGTGGACCGGAGCCTACGTTTTCGCACGAAGAGCTACATAAATATGGTCAAAACCGCATCGCAGAGGGTAAGGTTCCGATGTGTGCGGCGATCTGCTGCACGAACGCTCTAATCGTGGGCGACGCGAGCAGAGTTTCGGAGGTTTATCGCAAGCGCGTACTTACGCGCGGCGTGAGCCTATAA